In Deltaproteobacteria bacterium, the following proteins share a genomic window:
- a CDS encoding TIGR04283 family arsenosugar biosynthesis glycosyltransferase, whose amino-acid sequence MRKAAGAILAASSTSLSVIIPTLNESSHIGATLASAMGDAETEVVVVDGGSVDDTRKQVQAWGCKLLVSSPGRAVQMNMGASVASGKVLLFLHADTRLPPGYRSQVHSTLGAHGVVAGAFRLGIDGSGRALRLVEMLANWRSTTLQLPYGDQALFMKAARFQQIGGFPTMPIMEDLVLVSRLRKIGRIAIAPVAVQTSARRWQEIGVGKATVINQIMLYGFFLGLSPERLARFYGRWL is encoded by the coding sequence ATGAGAAAAGCTGCAGGCGCCATTCTTGCTGCCTCGTCTACCAGCCTTTCGGTAATTATTCCCACTTTGAACGAGTCGAGTCACATTGGCGCTACATTGGCATCCGCCATGGGCGATGCTGAAACGGAAGTGGTGGTAGTTGACGGCGGCAGTGTGGACGATACCAGGAAGCAGGTGCAGGCGTGGGGTTGCAAACTGCTTGTTTCCAGCCCAGGGCGTGCCGTGCAGATGAACATGGGAGCTTCTGTTGCCAGCGGCAAGGTGCTGCTCTTTTTGCATGCCGACACCAGACTGCCGCCAGGCTATCGCTCCCAGGTGCACAGCACACTCGGTGCACATGGCGTGGTGGCTGGAGCATTTAGACTGGGCATTGATGGCAGCGGCAGAGCACTGCGGCTAGTGGAGATGTTGGCCAACTGGCGTTCAACCACCTTGCAGCTGCCATACGGAGATCAGGCGCTGTTCATGAAAGCTGCCCGGTTTCAGCAGATAGGTGGCTTCCCGACAATGCCTATAATGGAGGATCTTGTCTTGGTGTCACGCCTCAGAAAAATAGGGAGAATAGCCATTGCCCCTGTGGCGGTGCAGACATCGGCCAGGAGATGGCAAGAGATCGGGGTGGGCAAAGCAACTGTTATCAATCAAATAATGTTGTACGGTTTTTTCCTTGGTCTCAGTCCAGAACGGCTGGCTCGCTTCTATGGGCGCTGGCTTTGA